Proteins encoded within one genomic window of Episyrphus balteatus chromosome 1, idEpiBalt1.1, whole genome shotgun sequence:
- the LOC129906664 gene encoding rRNA 2'-O-methyltransferase fibrillarin, with translation MGRPGFSPRGGDRGGRGGGGGRGRGGGGGGARGGFGGRGGGGGGGARGRGGPRGGGGARGRGGPRGGGGGGFRGGKTVIIEPHRHEGVFIARGKEDALVTRNFVPGSEVYGEKRISSEVDGEKVEYRVWNPFRSKLAAAILGGVDKIHMPPGSKVLYLGAASGTTVSHVSDVVGPEGLVYAVEFSHRSGRDLINVAKKRTNIIPIIEDARHPHKYRMLVGMVDTIFADVAQPDQGRIVALNAQHFLKNNGHFVISIKASCIDSTAQPEAVFAAEVKKMQADKLKPQEQITLEPYERDHAVVVGVYRPLPKGGS, from the exons ATGGGTAGGCCAG GGTTTTCCCCACGTGGTGGTGATCGCGGTGGAAGAGGTGGTGGCGGTGGAAGAGGGAGAGGAGGTGGTGGCGGAGGCGCACGCGGTGGGTTCGGTGGTAGAGGAGGCGGTGGTGGTGGCGGCGCGCGTGGTCGCGGAGGCCCacgtggtggtggtggtgctaGAGGTCGTGGGGGGCCCCGCGGAGGTGGTGGAGGTGGTTTCCGCGGTGGGAAAACTGTAATCATAGAGCCACATCGTCACGAAGGTGTCTTTATTGCTCGTGGTAAAGAAGATGCGCTTGTTACACGCAATTTTGTACCTGGCTCCGAAGTTTACGGGGAAAAAAGAATATCTTCCGAG GTGGACGGAGAGAAAGTTGAGTACAGAGTATGGAATCCATTCAGATCAAAACTAGCTGCTGCAATTTTAGGAGGAGTTGACAAAATACATATGCCTCCTGGATCGAAAGTGCTTTATTTGGGTGCGGCGTCTGGCACAACAGTTTCCCACGTGTCTGATGTCGTCGGACCTGAGGGTCTTGTATATGCTGTGGAATTCTCACATCGTTCTGGTCGTGACCTTATTAATGTGGCTAAAAAGCGAACAAACATCATTCCCATAATCGAAGATGCTCGCCACCCGCACAAATATCGTATGCTTGTGGGTATGGTTGACACAATATTTGCCGATGTTGCCCAACCAGATCAAGGAAGAATTGTCGCCCTTAACGCTCAACATTTCCTCAAAAACAACGGGCACTTTGTGATATCCATTAAGGCGTCATGTATTGATTCGACAGCGCAGCCTGAAGCTGTTTTTGCAgccgaagttaaaaaaatgcaagCAGACAAGCTCAAACCACAAGAACAGATAACTTTGGAGCCATATGAAAGAGATCACGCTGTAGTTGTTGGTGTTTATCGGCCGCTTCCAAAAGGTGGAAGTTAG
- the LOC129906666 gene encoding uncharacterized protein LOC129906666: KDYEYNLKRKMRENKLDFSGTGGGSNKQKTFSDNEKATMAILELNEAVSGNSLARDFGGPSRKPSEPKDAITEEIDAVEAVIEEIFAEDANLDDDSPAFHPIAEDEAPPLPKKGDTKLNNSQTIHQNTEEYAPPLKKKKNTRNAMLEQHVNMQGDVVGILKEKLASMENTQIAILKELQTTNKWHKEADRWRRKAYELKKEKFDEMKKNNIRKNKQYICRASFP; encoded by the coding sequence AAAGATTATGAATATAATCTTAAACGCAAAATGCGTGAAAATAAACTAGATTTCAGTGGCACAGGCGGAGGatcgaacaaacaaaaaacattttccgACAACGAGAAAGCCACAATGGCCATTCTCGAATTGAATGAAGCTGTGTCCGGTAATTCTTTGGCAAGGGACTTTGGCGGGCCATCCCGCAAGCCATCTGAGCCAAAAGATGCCATTACCGAAGAAATTGACGCGGTGGAAGCAgtaattgaagaaatttttgcGGAAGACGCAAATCTGGATGACGATTCCCCAGCGTTTCATCCAATTGCAGAGGATGAAGCACCCCCTCTTCCAAAAAAGGGAGACACAAAACTAAACAATTCCCAGACAATTCATCAAAATACAGAAGAATATGCACCAccccttaaaaaaaagaaaaatactcgGAACGCTATGTTAGAACAGCATGTTAACATGCAAGGCGATGTGGTCGGTATTCTTAAGGAAAAGCTAGCCTCAATGGAGAACACCCAAATTGCAATACTCAAAGAGCTTCAAACAACCAATAAGTGGCATAAAGAAGCTGATAGATGGAGGAGAAAGGCATATGagcttaaaaaagaaaaatttgatgaaatgaaaaaaaacaacatcaggaAAAATAAGCAATACATATGTAGAGCTTctttcccttaa